The proteins below are encoded in one region of Halocatena salina:
- the deoC gene encoding deoxyribose-phosphate aldolase — MDDFPARIDHTVLGVDTTAADAKRVVRDAERYGMNACIPPCYVPTVETDVVLTTVIGFPHGQHTPETKRVEAQQAYSNGCDELDMVINVGRLKAGADEALVADIETVVDAVPIPVKAIIETAVLEPEEKHRACELAAAAGADFVKTSTGFADGGATVDDVALMSEYLPVKASGGIGSYDRANALLEAGAERIGASSGVQLVKEYRTVNDRT; from the coding sequence ATGGACGATTTTCCCGCTCGCATCGATCACACGGTTCTCGGCGTAGACACGACGGCAGCTGACGCCAAACGGGTCGTTAGAGACGCCGAACGGTATGGAATGAACGCCTGTATTCCGCCCTGCTACGTTCCCACCGTCGAAACGGATGTGGTGTTGACGACAGTTATCGGCTTTCCTCACGGACAACACACGCCGGAAACCAAACGCGTCGAAGCCCAACAAGCCTACAGCAACGGCTGTGACGAGCTTGATATGGTCATCAACGTCGGCCGACTCAAGGCAGGTGCGGATGAAGCCCTCGTCGCCGACATCGAGACCGTCGTCGATGCCGTTCCGATTCCGGTGAAAGCCATCATCGAAACGGCGGTGCTCGAACCCGAGGAGAAACACCGCGCCTGTGAGCTTGCGGCCGCTGCGGGCGCGGATTTCGTGAAAACTTCGACCGGTTTCGCCGATGGGGGCGCGACCGTCGACGACGTGGCGCTCATGAGCGAGTATCTGCCTGTGAAAGCGAGTGGTGGGATCGGTTCGTACGACCGAGCGAACGCCCTCCTTGAAGCCGGTGCCGAACGCATCGGTGCCTCAAGCGGCGTTCAGCTCGTCAAGGAGTATCGAACGGTAAACGATCGGACGTGA
- a CDS encoding DUF63 family protein, whose protein sequence is MQLLPEGFVLPPLPYLVGIVLVSLVIVGVLYRQTPRITKQTVVALAPWMTVGAGLYALEQATVVPAVLAPFASAPTVYLTTFVVVGAIVAVVGDRQPARFAIDSTPGVVLITGTVVAIGVFAVAGIAAVQSPPVHVFWPGVAVVGAAAITGGGWLLFRSFFPTAIEETGGAGLLVVFGHALDGLSTAVGLAFLGFGEQTPLSQLLIDAGGVGLFVVVKVLLAVVIVGLLTDYVREEPSEGNLLLAAIAAVGLGPGVHNVVLFAIVG, encoded by the coding sequence ATGCAACTGTTACCCGAAGGGTTCGTACTCCCGCCACTGCCGTATCTGGTCGGGATCGTCCTCGTGAGCCTCGTGATCGTTGGTGTGCTGTACCGGCAGACGCCACGAATTACAAAGCAGACAGTCGTCGCGCTCGCGCCATGGATGACGGTCGGAGCCGGACTGTACGCGCTCGAACAAGCTACGGTGGTTCCGGCAGTGCTCGCACCGTTTGCGAGTGCGCCAACCGTGTATCTCACGACGTTCGTCGTCGTGGGAGCGATCGTTGCCGTGGTTGGGGATCGCCAACCCGCTCGGTTCGCGATCGATAGCACACCCGGGGTGGTGCTCATTACGGGAACAGTGGTGGCTATCGGTGTGTTCGCCGTTGCAGGTATCGCTGCTGTCCAGTCACCACCGGTACACGTGTTTTGGCCGGGCGTTGCCGTCGTGGGAGCCGCCGCGATCACCGGTGGAGGATGGCTGTTGTTTCGGTCTTTTTTTCCGACAGCCATCGAGGAAACCGGTGGGGCTGGACTGCTCGTCGTGTTCGGCCACGCGCTCGATGGCCTATCGACTGCCGTCGGACTGGCGTTTCTCGGATTCGGCGAGCAGACACCGCTCTCCCAACTCCTGATCGATGCCGGTGGCGTGGGGTTGTTCGTCGTCGTGAAAGTGCTTCTCGCAGTGGTGATCGTTGGTCTTCTCACCGACTACGTCAGAGAGGAACCCTCCGAAGGGAATCTACTGCTCGCAGCCATCGCCGCCGTCGGTCTGGGTCCGGGTGTTCACAACGTGGTTCTGTTC